TTTCGATCAGTGGGGCCTTAGAAAGCTACGCCATGCAGCGCACTGAGCGCAGTATTCGCGCCCTCATGAGCCTCACTCCCGATACCGCCAGTGTGCTGCGGCAAGGGCAGGAGCACACCGTGCCAATTGCTCAGCTCCAAGTCGGCGATTGTGTACTCGTCAAGCCAGGAGAGCTGGTTCCAACCGATGGCGTAATTGAGGAAGGTTTTAGCACGTTAAACCAGGCTCCCATTACCGGAGAATCGCTACCCGTCGAGAAAGGAGTGGGCAGCGAGGTCTTCGCAGGCACCCTCAATGGCAGAGGAGCGCTAAAACTAAGAATTCATCAGCCGCCCGAGAGCAGCCTCCTGCAGCGGGTCATTCGCCTGGTCGAACAAGCTCAGACCGAAGCCCCACCCTCCCAGCAATTTGTTGAGCGCTTTGAGCGGGGCTATGCCAAAGTGATTGTGCTGTCAGGCATTTTGCTGGCAACTCTGCCGCCTTTCCTCTGGGGCTGGGATTGGGAAACGACCATCTATCGAGCCCTGATTTTTCTGGTGGTAGCCTCTCCCTGTGCGCTGATGGCGGCAATCATGCCAACCTTGCTCTCCGGCATTGCCAACGGCGCACGGCAGGGAATTTTGTTCAAAAATGGAGCGCAACTAGAGACTATCGGGCGAGTTCGAGCCATTGCCTTCGACAAGACAGGAACATTAACTACCGGCACCCCTAAGGTAGTGAGCTGGCAGGCCGTGGACCGGCCAGAAACAGAGCTGCTGCGGGTGGCCGCCGCGTTAGAAAGCCTCTCCGAGCACCCCATCGGCAATGCCATTGTTCAGCTGGCGCGTGAGCAGGGCCTGTCGTGGGCAACAGCTCAAAACGGCCAGGCCCATGCTGGGCAAGGCATCACCGGGGACGTCGAGCAACAGTCGGCCTTGGTGGGCAGTGCCGCCTTTGTGCAAGCCCAGGTAAAGCGTTGCCCCGAAGATTTAGCCCAACAAAGCCAGCAGTGGGAAGCGGAGGGCAAGACCGTTGTTTGGGTTGCCGTGCAGGCTGCCGTAATAGGCATCATTGCCGTAGCCGATACGGTTCGTCCGGAGGCAGCTCAGGCGATTGCCGGACTCAAGCAGCTAGGGCTCGAATCGGTGGTGATGCTGACCGGAGACAACCCCCGCACGGCCCATCACATTGCTGAAAAACTGGGGGTCGATCAGGTTTATGCCCAGCTTCTACCAGAGGATAAAGTCAACGTCATTCGGCAGCTCCAGCAGCAGTATCAGACGGTAGCTATGGTGGGCGACGGCATTAACGATGGCCCGGCCCTAGCGCAAGCTTCGGTAGGCATTGCTATGGGGGCAACCGGCAGTGATGTGGCCCTAGAAACGGCTGACGTGGTGCTGATGGCAGACCGCCTAGAAAAATTGGAGCATGCCATTCGCTTAGGGCGTCGTTCACAGGTGATTGTCAAGCAAAATATTGCCTTTGCGCTCGGCTTTATTGTGTTGCTGCTAGTGACTAATTTTGCCGGACAGATTACTCTTCCCCTCGGCGTTATTGGCCATGAGGGGTCAACGGTTCTAGTCACCTTAAGTGGGCTGCGTCTGCTCCGGCTTAGATAGCTACCGAGGCAAAGCCGCGATCTGAGCGATAGGCTTTTGGAATAGGGGTTTGCTGCTGGCCTGCAATCATTTCAGCCAGCGCTTTTCCGGCCAAAAAGCCGACAGACATGCCATGTCCTGTGTACCCAGCCGCAAGGTACTCCCCTGGCTGGCCGGGCAGTTCCCCGATCAGAGGGTTTTCGTCGGGGGTGTACCCCATAATGCCCGTCCACTCGTATTCGATTTTGGCTTCTCTGAGAGGTGCAAAGGCTTCACACAGAAATCCTCTCAAGCCCTGGCTGACATTGGGCTCAATAACGGTAGCATCC
The window above is part of the Pseudanabaena sp. FACHB-2040 genome. Proteins encoded here:
- a CDS encoding heavy metal translocating P-type ATPase, with protein sequence MTFTLTLRHLPTLSKEHPETVAAALCGLLVLLGWLTLHWGWLGISLLLLPAAYVIGGYESAREGLTTLFQDKELDVDLLMIVAALGAAGLGLWRQEYTLIIDGAILILIFSISGALESYAMQRTERSIRALMSLTPDTASVLRQGQEHTVPIAQLQVGDCVLVKPGELVPTDGVIEEGFSTLNQAPITGESLPVEKGVGSEVFAGTLNGRGALKLRIHQPPESSLLQRVIRLVEQAQTEAPPSQQFVERFERGYAKVIVLSGILLATLPPFLWGWDWETTIYRALIFLVVASPCALMAAIMPTLLSGIANGARQGILFKNGAQLETIGRVRAIAFDKTGTLTTGTPKVVSWQAVDRPETELLRVAAALESLSEHPIGNAIVQLAREQGLSWATAQNGQAHAGQGITGDVEQQSALVGSAAFVQAQVKRCPEDLAQQSQQWEAEGKTVVWVAVQAAVIGIIAVADTVRPEAAQAIAGLKQLGLESVVMLTGDNPRTAHHIAEKLGVDQVYAQLLPEDKVNVIRQLQQQYQTVAMVGDGINDGPALAQASVGIAMGATGSDVALETADVVLMADRLEKLEHAIRLGRRSQVIVKQNIAFALGFIVLLLVTNFAGQITLPLGVIGHEGSTVLVTLSGLRLLRLR